Proteins encoded together in one Bacteroidota bacterium window:
- a CDS encoding flavin reductase family protein produces MGKITWKPGTMIYPLPAVMVSCGDSVENYNIMTVAWTGTICTNPPMCYISLRPERLSHELISRTREFAINLTNADLAYATDWCGVKSGREVNKFEAMKLTPLKAEIIKAPLIAESPVNIECRVKDILPLGSHDMFIAEIVAVHADDQYFDPQTGVFNLSQAHLISYSHGKYYVLGNEIGRFGFSVKKRKRNKKNY; encoded by the coding sequence ATGGGTAAAATTACCTGGAAACCCGGAACAATGATCTATCCATTACCGGCAGTAATGGTAAGTTGTGGCGATAGCGTGGAAAATTATAATATTATGACCGTTGCCTGGACAGGGACCATCTGCACAAATCCGCCTATGTGCTATATTTCTTTACGCCCTGAAAGACTTTCGCATGAACTGATCAGCCGTACCAGAGAGTTTGCCATTAATCTTACCAATGCCGATTTGGCTTATGCCACAGATTGGTGTGGGGTGAAATCGGGCAGGGAGGTGAATAAGTTTGAAGCAATGAAACTTACTCCCTTAAAGGCTGAAATTATTAAAGCACCTCTGATTGCAGAATCTCCTGTAAATATTGAGTGTAGGGTAAAGGACATCCTTCCCTTAGGAAGCCATGATATGTTTATTGCGGAAATAGTTGCCGTTCATGCAGATGATCAGTATTTTGATCCTCAAACCGGGGTTTTTAATTTGTCGCAAGCTCATTTGATTTCTTATTCCCATGGAAAATATTACGTCTTGGGCAATGAAATAGGAAGATTCGGGTTCTCTGTAAAGAAGAGAAAAAGAAACAAAAAAAATTATTAG